In Sorghum bicolor cultivar BTx623 chromosome 8, Sorghum_bicolor_NCBIv3, whole genome shotgun sequence, one genomic interval encodes:
- the LOC8067162 gene encoding fruit bromelain, producing MATTCSLLPMNNNSLPCLLVVVLLAVSLGAGSCSPTTVQLVGGGGGYVDDSSSFDSATDDQMMERFQRWKVEYNRSYATASEERHRFQVYAGNMRYILARNGEDPSYELGETEYTDLTTDEFMAMYTTATLALDDGFDDDGDSNDGGDGDDDSDGDDGGDFDTVSGGHGGHGRRCVRRCVRRCIITGKRGVVGLGHRKRCVRRCRRRCYPVVKETITTGSGKTTVHGGGVFVNDEAALMNAVVAGRQQQEQPVVAVVAIRAGHPDFHHFRGQGVYRGRCGSRFNHAVAVVGYGEDAATGEKYWIVKNSWGTKWGDGGYIKLKRQQVPAAAGSPAAAAAGGYCGLAVRVRPPFVPTMTM from the coding sequence ATGGCGACGACGTGCTCGCTCCTTCCCATGAATAACAACTCCCTACCATGCCTCCTCGTCGTTGTCCTCCTCGCTGTCTCCCTCGGCGCCGGCAGCTGCTCACCGACGACGGTTCAGCtggttggcggcggcggcggctacgtCGACGACAGCAGCAGCTTCGACAGTGCTACTGATGATCAGATGATGGAGCGGTTCCAACGCTGGAAGGTAGAGTACAACCGAAGCTACGCGACGGCTTCGGAGGAGCGCCACCGTTTCCAGGTGTACGCCGGCAACATGCGGTACATCCTGGCGAGGAACGGCGAGGACCCCTCGTACGAGCTCGGTGAGACGGAGTACACCGACCTCACCACCGACGAGTTCATGGCCATGTACACCACGGCCACGCTAGCGCTGGACGACGGcttcgacgacgacggcgacagcaacgacggcggcgacggagACGACGACAGTGATGGCGATGATGGCGGTGACTTTGACACCGTGAGCGGTGGCCATGGCGGCCACGGCCGCCGTTGCGTCCGCCGTTGTGTCCGCCGTTGCATCATCACTGGCAAAAGAGGAGTAGTTGGCCTTGGCCACCGCAAGCGTTGCGTCCGCCGTTGCCGCCGCCGTTGCTACCCCGTCGTCAAGGAGACGATCACCACTGGGTCGGGAAAGACGACAGTTCATGGCGGCGGTGTGTTTGTGAACGACGAGGCGGCGCTGATGAACGCGGTGGTGGCCGGccggcagcagcaggagcagccggTGGTGGCCGTCGTCGCGATCAGGGCCGGCCACCCGGACTTCCACCACTTCAGGGGGCAAGGCGTGTACCGAGGGCGGTGCGGCAGCAGGTTCAACCACGCCGTCGCCGTGGTTGGGTACGGGGAGGACGCGGCCACCGGGGAGAAGTACTGGATCGTCAAGAACTCGTGGGGGACCAAGTGGGGCGACGGCGGCTACATCAAGTTGAAGAGGCAACaagtccccgccgccgccggcagcccagcagcagcggcagcagggGGCTACTGCGGCCTCGCCGTCAGAGTCAGACCACCTTTCGTCCCAACCATGACCATGTGA
- the LOC8067163 gene encoding uncharacterized protein LOC8067163, giving the protein MAYRRKQGAAAADDRRSSYPQDSASSHGYTSFKSIDEPKLGLWQTLASKAKGILDDDGLAHKFEDLRKERPRSNTTTASSKDQAPNNSRWSFENHWKAGDAASRIRPEALSASVNQLSGKIKNAFEEGLTIVDNKTSSIIEETKKIQIRRKPAGSSTYVPNSAVDTNTLSTPNLSLRQPESAAQETGLKASRDVANAMAAKAKLLLRELKSVKADLAFAKQRCAQLEEENKLLRETKQKGSKTEEDDDLIRVQLETLLAEKSRLAQENSTYARENRFLREIVDFHQFTTQDVVSLNDGDMEDSEPEEDNDIICAQNVLPVIEENSVDEEHSPVPSRPESPMVNPGDPSSTKSSNSHDASKPDADVSDVA; this is encoded by the exons ATGGCCTACCGACGGAAgcagggcgccgccgccgccgatgatCGCCGGAGCTCCTATCCCCAG gactctgcttcgtcgcACGGCTACACATCGTTCAAGAGCATCGATGAGCCCAAGCTCGGGTTGTGGCAAACTTTGGCGAGCAAAGCCAAGGGAATCCTCGACGACGACGGGTTGGCGCATAAGTTTGAGGATTTGAGGAAAGAACGACCTCGTAGCAACACCACTACTGCGTCCAGCAAAGATCAG gCCCCTAATAACTCTCGCTGGTCATTTGAGAACCACTGGAAGGCTGGAGATGCCGCATCACGGATCAGACCTGAGGCTCTTTCTGCATCTGTCAACCAGCTTAgtggaaaaataaaaaatgcttTCGAA GAAGGGCTCACAATTGTGGATAATAAGACTTCCAGTATCATTGAGGAAACAAAGAAAATTCAAATTAGAAGGAAACCTGCTGGTTCAAGTACTTATGTGCCGAATTCAGCAGTAGATACAAATACACTCAGCACTCCTAATCTTTCACTTCGTCAGCCTGAATCTGCTGCCCAGGAGACTGGACTGAAAGCTTCTCGCGAC GTTGCTAATGCAATGGCTGCTAAAGCAAAACTTCTACTCCGTGAACTGAAATCTGTTAAagcagatctagcttttgcaaAGCAGAGATGTGCTCAGCTAGAAGAAGAGAACAAGCTCTTGCGAGAAACAAAGCAGAAAGGGAGCAAAACTGAAGAAGATGATGACttg ATTCGTGTGCAACTGGAGACATTGCTGGCTGAGAAATCGAGGCTGGCACAGGAAAATTCAACATATGCCCGTGAAAACCGCTTCTTGCGTGAGATAGTAGATTTTCATCAATTCACCACACAAGATGTTGTCTCGTTGAATGATGGCGATATGGAAGATAGTGAACCAGAAGAAGACAATGACATCATATGTGCTCAAAACGTGTTGCCTGTGATTGAAGAAAATTCAGTAGATGAAGAACACTCCCCTGTCCCCTCCAGGCCAGAATCTCCAATGGTCAACCCGGGAGATCCATCATCAACCAAATCCAGCAATTCTCATGATGCCTCAAAGCCAGATGCTGATGTATCTGATGTAGCATGA